A window of Pedobacter lusitanus contains these coding sequences:
- a CDS encoding M57 family metalloprotease: MKNLFKSVALVASFAILITSCSKKNEVPVNQETNNQQTNKVLAYIKNLGFTDSQIVENGNRYIVDGDIVFDKNMEVPADNGKPKTEQYYNGYLVTNSSNITVKVDPSITSMRPEIDSAIKQWNNVPNSKIKFSIVTGSTYDILIKVDNTIGSSTCGQAYLSTSNGKAGNTVWINQELIKNNSFAQRQRTIAHEFGHTISFKHTNQSTSIDVPGVGGTDALSMMNGGQCGSGASVLSAKDKQATAALYPL, from the coding sequence ATGAAAAACCTATTCAAAAGCGTTGCCTTAGTAGCATCATTTGCTATTTTAATTACTTCATGTTCGAAAAAGAACGAAGTGCCTGTAAATCAGGAAACCAACAATCAGCAGACAAACAAAGTACTTGCTTATATCAAAAATCTTGGATTTACAGACTCACAGATAGTTGAGAATGGAAATAGATATATCGTTGATGGCGATATTGTATTTGATAAAAATATGGAAGTTCCTGCTGATAATGGAAAACCAAAAACAGAGCAATATTATAATGGCTATCTTGTAACCAATAGCTCTAATATTACTGTTAAAGTTGATCCTTCGATAACAAGCATGAGACCTGAAATTGATTCGGCAATTAAACAGTGGAATAACGTGCCTAACTCTAAAATTAAGTTCAGCATTGTAACTGGTAGCACTTATGATATCTTAATCAAAGTGGATAATACTATCGGTAGCAGTACTTGTGGACAAGCTTATTTATCTACTTCAAATGGTAAAGCAGGTAACACAGTCTGGATTAATCAGGAGCTGATTAAAAATAATTCTTTTGCACAACGTCAAAGAACTATTGCACACGAATTTGGGCATACTATATCCTTTAAACATACCAACCAATCTACTTCAATTGATGTACCGGGTGTTGGTGGAACGGATGCCTTATCAATGATGAATGGCGGACAATGTGGTAGCGGTGCCAGTGTTTTATCAGCAAAAGATAAACAGGCAACTGCTGCGTTATATCCGTTATAG
- a CDS encoding PLP-dependent aminotransferase family protein, with amino-acid sequence MLPYKSLIQVDRNTPVTLHIQVCNSFIVLITNGTLQPSDVLPSSRMLAELIGINRNTVKLAYEELISQGWAESVERKGVFVLSGLPIQPKIKLPETNKNSRSQEAFIWTNQFENSVPGDNFQHTVLTIDDGFPDVRLAPIDPLMREYRSLSRKFFGKNFLKYGSSRGSEHLRHSISNYLSNTRGLVVPVEDMLITKGSQMGIYLAAQLLLQPADYIAVGTSNYCFADDTFRYSGANLLRIPVDGNGMDVNYLEDILKHKKIRAVYTIPHHHFPTTVTMSMERRLKLLNLAKEYRFAVIEDDYDFDFHYDNKPYLPLASIDHNHNVIYIGSISKTFAPALRVGFMTGPPAFIEAASSLRQLIDKQGDTLLEEAFAVMYDNGEMERHFRKSLKIYKQRRNLFCQLLKSDFEGIIEFKVPEGGLGVWSNFDQSIDLIKMSENALKKGLYIGNGNFYKNESFSTNALRMGFASMEENEMTAALGILKTILR; translated from the coding sequence ATGTTGCCATACAAATCATTGATTCAAGTAGATCGGAATACTCCAGTAACGCTACATATCCAGGTGTGTAATAGCTTTATAGTATTAATTACAAATGGTACCCTGCAACCATCGGATGTATTGCCAAGCTCCCGCATGCTTGCAGAACTGATTGGTATTAACAGAAACACGGTAAAACTGGCATATGAAGAATTGATAAGCCAGGGGTGGGCTGAATCTGTGGAGCGAAAAGGAGTGTTTGTTCTTTCAGGATTACCCATACAGCCGAAAATTAAGCTACCGGAAACCAATAAAAATAGTAGATCTCAGGAGGCTTTTATATGGACTAACCAGTTTGAAAACTCAGTGCCTGGTGACAATTTTCAGCACACCGTACTGACTATTGATGATGGTTTTCCTGACGTCAGGCTGGCTCCTATAGATCCGCTAATGCGAGAGTACCGAAGCCTTTCCAGGAAATTTTTCGGGAAAAACTTTCTGAAGTATGGCAGCTCCAGAGGGTCTGAACATCTTCGTCACTCTATATCAAATTATCTTTCCAATACCAGGGGACTGGTGGTTCCGGTTGAAGATATGCTGATTACAAAAGGTAGTCAGATGGGGATATATTTAGCGGCACAATTGCTTTTACAACCTGCAGATTATATCGCAGTAGGTACTTCTAATTATTGTTTTGCTGATGATACGTTCAGGTATTCGGGTGCTAATCTGCTTCGGATTCCTGTTGATGGTAATGGAATGGATGTAAATTATCTGGAAGATATACTAAAACATAAGAAAATAAGAGCTGTTTATACCATCCCGCATCATCACTTCCCGACCACAGTGACGATGAGTATGGAGCGCAGGCTAAAACTGTTAAATCTGGCCAAAGAATACCGTTTTGCAGTTATAGAAGACGACTATGATTTTGATTTTCATTATGATAATAAACCTTATCTGCCGCTGGCAAGTATTGATCACAATCATAATGTAATTTACATTGGTTCTATCTCTAAAACATTTGCCCCGGCACTTCGGGTAGGATTTATGACTGGCCCACCTGCATTTATTGAAGCTGCATCGTCATTGAGACAGCTAATAGACAAACAGGGAGATACTTTGTTGGAAGAGGCATTTGCTGTAATGTATGATAATGGTGAGATGGAAAGGCATTTCCGGAAGTCATTAAAAATATATAAACAACGCAGGAATCTTTTTTGTCAGCTACTTAAATCAGATTTTGAGGGTATAATAGAGTTTAAAGTTCCTGAAGGGGGGCTGGGAGTGTGGTCGAATTTCGATCAAAGTATAGATCTGATCAAAATGTCTGAAAATGCTTTAAAAAAAGGGCTTTATATTGGTAATGGGAATTTTTATAAAAACGAGTCCTTTTCTACCAATGCACTTAGAATGGGTTTTGCTTCAATGGAGGAAAATGAAATGACTGCGGCGCTTGGAATCTTGAAGACGATATTGCGTTGA